In Triticum aestivum cultivar Chinese Spring unplaced genomic scaffold, IWGSC CS RefSeq v2.1 scaffold17529, whole genome shotgun sequence, the genomic stretch ccgccagctgtcgaccgagcgcgctgggcccaggtagttggtcgcgggtcttctcccgaaccgcgactaaagacccctttggtcgcggttcgattgttttggggactaatgggggcgtatggaagcctcgtTTTCTACCAGTGTCACTAAGCTACCACCCTCAGAATGTGTAGCTTTCATCCCACTAATAAGCTCCAAGATAACAACTCCAAAACTGTAGACATCACTTTTTTCGGTTAGTAGGCCTGTTTGTAGATACACCGTATCCATATAGCTCATGTCACCAATCATAGATCCCGTGTGTTGTTTGTCTCTTGCAATCAATCTTGATATGCCAAAAACTGAGATCTTTGGCATGAACTTATCATCCAAAAGTATATTTGCTGGTTTCACGTCACCATGTAGGATCTTGGTATTGGTTTTTGTGTGCAGATAAACAAAGCCATCTGCTGATTCTGCAGCCATACTTAAGCGCAGGCCTAAGTTGAGAGGTTCCTTACCATCACCATGAAGGATGTCGTCCAGGCTACCATTGGGGAGAAACTCATAGACGAGAATCGGGGCATCGACTTCTAGGCAACAACCTATGAGCCTAACGATATTCTTGTGAATGACTTGAGACTGAATGATGACTTCATTTGCAAATTGTTCATTCTCTAGGATAGTTCCACTAATTGGCTCCTTCAGTGCGACTTGTTCATTATTAAGAAGGCCCATATAAACTTTTCCAAATCCACCTTTTCCAATAAAATTGCTACTCTTCAAAATTGGCTTGAGCTTCTCCTTTTCGAAAAGTTTTATGAATTTTGCCTTCTCTAGTACATGCCCACCATTCTTCTTATAAAATTCTCTCGTTTTCCTTTTCTCTTTGCGAAGAAGAATAAGGAATGATAGGATTGCCATTAAAGAAATACCCCCTATTCCACCTAGAGGGAAACAAGAAAAAATGATTTCATATCACTAACTTTCCAATAACTAATCTGTCTACACAAGAAAATACATAAAGAAAGCAATTATTTTAATAATTTATTCTGATTTTTTTCACTATAGTGATCTATACAGAACAACCGCGTGCAAAATCAGCCTATATGCTGATTAATATCAATTCATTTTTGAGTTGGTGATTAAAATCAATTCCTCATTACTGCCACATATGAACATATGTGTCTTCTTTAGAGTCGCCAGCATGGGAAACTAGGCTGACTTGAACAATGCTTGCCTACATGTAACACACACTTAATATTTTGACTGGAATATTCTCTACAAAGAAGTAACGATTGGTAACATGGGGTCCAACTATTGGTAACCATAAATATTTGTTTTCTACTGATAAAAGCAAAAGCAGTAAACATCTATCATTATCATTTTTAATAGTCTCCTGCAGGTCCACCTCAAACCCCAAACACCACTACTACCACCAGACAGTACCTACCAGATCTGTTTGTTATACTGGAGAATATATCTAACACTAGTCACataggagtaacataggtagtaacatgcATACTCATGTAATGTCAACTAAGCATATTAGTGACATGAGATACtattaaataaggaaataaatggTGTGGAAACACATTATGTTACCATCACATTGCGCTTCCCAAAAGAAAAAGAGCCTACAAGCTAATAAATAAAGTCTACTATGACTAGCTAcagagagtaacatacactagtaacatacacatatccctagactatgttttTTAGGATCATCCTTAgattatgttactaccttcataatgggtagtaacataagtgtggtgtcatgcaaaggttcatttattaggttatagactcatattacattgggacatgtgatgttacagtaactagctaagttactcaaactgcCTCTCTCTTCATTAATTGATCGTCatataagcaaatttgttgagttgggctcgatgttactgctgaagttactcccactgtgactAGTATATGACACTTTGCAATAcaaaggtagtaacttagactagtgttgtACGCATGACATCAGTATTACTACCCATTATGAAAAACACATGTTGATTATGTTACATTAATTGTGTATGATGAATTATGTACGTaataaaaagagaaaacaaaacaaaaataatatttttttgagGTAGATTGGGATCATGTAATACTAGTACGTAGATGCATGGCTGTAGTAGATTAagtaaataaaactaattaattggGTGGTGCAGTAGCTTAATTTGTGCTTACCCACAATCACCTTTGCTGGTAATGGGAATTTATCCATGCAGGTTCCTTTCATGCCGTCGCCTTTCATTCCTGGCTTGTATGGACAGTCATAGCCTTCCAACGTGTTTTTGCATATCCCGTCACTAGAGCATGGATACGAGTCACGGAGCTCAGGATTTAGCTCTCGGAGCTTGCACTCGTCTATGTCTGTAAAAGGGTAAAATTAAAAGACAGTTTGTCTGTCGGAGTTAAAAGAAAACTTTAGTTAACACTACTACACCTTGGCATCCATCAGGGATGTAAGGATCGCCATCGTAAAACTTCAAACACTTGCAGACATAGCCCTTGCCACTAGTCCCATTCTCACAGTAGCTGTTGTCGCTGACGCAGGCGTAGTCTGGAGGTGGCTGCTGGACTTTCAGCGGACATGATCCGTTCGTTATGAAGAAATCAAGGACAAATGGGACGCCCCTAGGAAATCTCTTGGGCAGCACAGCATAGCCGTACAGGTCCGGCGTGGTGAAGTTGTACCATGACTTCTCCACCACCATAGCGTAGGAGCAGGGAGTGGTCTCAAACTTGGTGTTGTTTCTTCCAGAACGGAACCACAGGCCAAACTCGGGGACGGGAAATGCTTCCGGCAATTCAGCCTCGCAACAGCCCCGCCCCGTGCACGACCCGTTGGCTGCGAACTTGAGGAATTGCGGCAGGCCCATCAGGTCGGAAATGCAGGTGAGAGTGAATTTATTCGACGAGTCGCCTCCTCTCAACGGTGACCACAGGTTGCTGGTGACCATAGGCTCGATTCTCCAGCCGACGCCCATGAGGACGTTGCGCGTCACCGACAGGAGAAACGGGCCCAACCACACCTGTTGACACTTGGAGTAGTAGTCACTTTCATTTGGTTTGCACACAGATGAGACCGTGCCGTATGCGCGCGCCTCAGCCTTTGCAACTGATATATCGATGAGCTTCAAGGGCGTGCTATTGCCTTCTTTATGCCAATCTTGATGGTACCACCCTTCCTGCACTAATTAATTCAGGGTCCAATACTAAATACAGCATTAAGTAATTACATAAagctcattaattaattaattaccacATACACCATGTTAGAGTGTAAGATTGATtggaagcgttgaaccctttgtctcgggccgcatGTTTATATATAGTGGCAATGCCTTGAAGTACAAGATAGAGAGAGATCAAGAGATCGATCTCAAGTCTGTTCGGTTACAGGAGATAAACGAGGAGAAGAAAgcgagatagagatagagatagatacagTTTAAAACTATCTATCCTATACAtattctaacactccccctcaatctaaacctcaTGAACTTCGACCAAGGTTGAGATTGTATTTGAACTCGTCTAACCTCCTCATAGTGAGAGTTTTTGTGAATCCATCCGCGAGTTGATCTCCAGTAGGAATGAACTGAATTTCGAGAAGCTTTCTagctactctttctctgacaaagtggaaatcaacttcaatatgttttgtgcgtgcatgaaaaacaggattagCTGACAGATATgttgcaccaatattatcacaccataatCTGGCTGCTTTTGGAGTcttaattccaagttcataaagCAGTGTTTGTATCCACATTACTTCAGCTGTGGCATTTGCCAAAGCTTTGTATTCAGCCTCAGTACTTGATCTAGAGACTGTAGCCtgctttcttgcactccatgacacaagaTTGGATCCCAGAAATACAGCAAATCCACCAGTTAACCTTCTATCATCAATAcatcctgcccagtctgcatcagagtaggcAGTAACAAGCATAGAAGGAGATTTGATAATTTGAAGTCCAAGTCCCTCTGAAAACTTAAGGTACCTCAAAAATTCTCTTAACTGCAGTCCAATGAGTAGTACTAGGAGCATGTAAGTACTGGCATACCTTGTTGACAGCATAGGAAATGTCAGGGCATGTAAGTGTCAGATATTGCAATGCACCCACAACACTCCGGTAATTTGTTGCATCCTCTGACCCAAGTGGCTCTCCACTTTCAACAGAAAGTTTTTCAGAAGTTGAGATAGGTGTACTCACCGGTTTGCATTTTTCCAAGCCTACTCTCCTGAGTATATCAGCAGTGTATTTTTCCTGTGTCAGAAGTATACCATCTCTTATCTGCTTGACCTCAATACCAAGAAAATAATGAAGATCTCCCAAGTCCTTGAGAGCAAATTCCAACTTAAGATCTTTAAGCAAACAAGTGGTGGCACTTGAACTCGAGCTagcaacaataatatcatcaacataaactagCACAAAAATAGTGACATTTCCTTTATGGTAAAAGAACAAGGATGTATCTGCCTTGGATGGTACAAACCCAAGTTGTTGTAGTTGCATGCTCAATCGTGAATACCAAGCTCTTGGCGCCTGTTTTAAGCCATACAGAGCTTTATCCAATTTACAAACATAGTGTGGTGTACCTTTGTTTTCATAACCTGGTGGCTGCCGCATGAACAcctcttcctcaagaacaccatgaagaaacgcgttctgaacatctagctgtcttaagctccaacctctggaaacagcaatagacaaGACAAGTCGAATGGTGGCTGATTTAACGATTGGACTAAAAGTATCCTCATAGTCAATCCCAAACCTTTGCTTaaaacctttagcaactaacctagCCTTGTACCTGTCTATACTTCCATCTGACTTCCTTTTTATCTTATACACCCATTTACAATCAATAACATTCATTCCAATTTTTGAAGGTACTagatgccatgttttatttttcataAGTGCGTCATACTCACTATCCATGGCCTCTTTCCAATCTTTGTGAGCAAGGGCATCAACAAGATTAACTGGTTCACCAGTAGTAGTGAGGAAAGCACGTTTTCTATCATACCTGATGGTGCCATCTTTGTATTCCTTTTCTTTAGTAATACCTGATTGTGACCGTGTGTGGCGTCGAGGAATAACTTGTGCAGCAGAAGAGGCCGCCACAGAAGATCCAAGGTCCTGTACACGCCCAGCAGTCGCAGCAGCCACGGGATCGCGCGCCGGATCTTCTGTGAGCAGGATTGGCATCGGGATTGCGCCATCAATAGCAGAAGGCCGCGTGTCGTCTGAATATTCCGCACGGGGTGTCGTGCGCACCGAGGCCCGTGGGCTGGACCCAGCCGTGGTCGCCCGGTCGGGCGGCTGGTCGGCCACCCTCGCGGACCGTGGAGTGGTGGCAAGCGGGGATTCGCTCCCGGTTCCGCCCGCGCTGGTGGGCTCCGCCCGGTCGCTATCAGCCACCGAGGCCCGCGCCGTCTCTGCATGCAGGCGGATAAGATCCTCCTCGGATCATGTGCCGGTGCTGGCGCCAGGATCCGCCTGGGATCGCGCGTCAGATCGTCTGCTGCCGCCAGAATCCTCCTCGTGATCCGCAGCACCTGTTTTGGCTGTTTCTGGACACATAAAATGATGAGCTGCATCTGTACAAATACCATTAGAACTGCAATTTTCTGCGGATTTTTGCACATGGTCAGCTTCAGGTAATTCACCCCCGTGATCAGATAAGGTGTCAAGATCCGAAAGGAGTGCTATTTCGGCACGAAGAAGGGCGCCTGCATTGGGATGAAGTTTGGCAAATGGAAAGAGAGTTTCATCGAAGACTACATCTCTAGAAATATATATACGTCCAGTGGAAATTTCTAGGCACTTGTATCCTTTATGCAGATTACTGTAGCCTAGAAACACACATTGAGTGGAACGGAATTCAAGTTTGTGATGATTGTACGGACGTAAGTTGgggtagcaagcacacccaaaGATTTTGAGGGAATTGTAGTCTGGTTTTTGATGGTGGAGACGTTCCAAAGGAGTAGAGTTGCCAATGACTTTGCTTGGTAGACGATTAATGAGATATGTTGCTGTAATAAAGGCTTCATCCCAATATTTTAGAGGCATAGACGCATGAGCAAGTAGAGAGAGGCCTACTTCAACAATGTGACGGTGTTTGCGCTCGGCAGAACCGTTCTGTTGATGAGCATGCGGGCAAGAAACATGGTGTTGAATGCCTATGCTACGGAAGAAGGAGTTGAGTTTTtcgtactcccctccccagtcactcTGAACTGTAAGGATTTTCCTGTTAAAGTGTCTTCCAACAAGTTTCTGAAATTCTTGGAAGATAGAGAAGACTTCAGATTTATATTTAAGTAAATAAATCCAAGTAAACTTGCTGTAGTCGtcaataaaactgacatagtatttatttcttccaaaagaatctcttgcatgaccccacacatcactgaaaataagctctaaaggagcatgagGCATACTATTTGACTTGGGATAAGGAAGTTGGTGGCTCTTGGCACACTGACAAGCTTCACACACTGACTCACTATTTTGGCTATGTGACAAAGAAAGTTTGTCTTTATTGACTATTTGCTTAATTATGATCGATGATGGATGTCCTAATCTTTAGTGCCACCTTTCCAAAGAGGGTTTGATGACAGAATAAGCTTGACGACTCTTGCGACTAAGTGCTCCGGATGTGATGGGGTAGAGCcctccaatgcatctaccgtgatgAAGAAGTTCCCTCGTTGCCCGGTCCTTTATAAAAAAGTAACGAGGAtgagtttcaaagaagacattGTTATCAGTGGCTAAACGAGacatagaatttctagtagaaccaatcatatatatatcatcaatcatgtctcacaaaccaccatattaattcacacatacacacatgtatagctatatacaatttctcctacatatgcatatgtttccttcggagccagtggcattagcctgattggtgccttcggagcacgatgacaattggaagtggttcatgacttggtcgatgggggcggtagcgggtaatagtattctcccttcggatttatgacctggtcgagcaaaaatcccgctatttccttttGAAGTGCTTGtacgcgctccgttggtaggagcttgtcccgcacctctttgaactgttaagaaggagatcaatatgcatgtgtattagttgtgtgactagatatcgataatggtgtaaaaattgtgaataatgttctgacaagcgtacccattcctgtctttgagatcttctcctttcggacgccatcatgcgaatgttctcgcaaacgcagtatgcacacagatcagtcccctgcgcctgcttcagggcctttattacgagaatggaatttaatttgatcagataataattaatcaagcatgataattaaaaagatggcagctagctagctagctagtactacttaattacttaccttggatcgaaaccatttcagctctggtttccattcgccttccgtgacgctgatgaaccttgcccaaaccctgcccgccgacaaagaaaatgaataaaggggttactaaatagttcatatcatgaaatgacaaaCTAAATAGGCCCAGATATATAGTTAtaaataatgattgaaattacctgttgactatcccatacaagatgttGTAGTCACCTTTTGCTGtgagtagcgagtccagtatttcaactgttccagcgtcaactttaatgatacacaagatccagtgaaatctgcatgcacacacgtttgcatgtcttaattaagtgggcatatgtaagcaaaaacatgtagctagctagtaggcaaaaacagagaatttgtagtacaagaaagtgtgactcactcgaagttgtaaggaagcagtatatcttcattgtatttgaggcgcttcaagaactctagcatgctatcctctacctctttttcataatatgcatctaatttccatgtgtattcattaacggtgtttgggtcaatgaacccaatgccatagcgtccaccttttcttatttcatatatcttcatcctgcataataccacagaaaagaatatagtgaggataattacacgtaatgattgatcaaaaggatcactacagctagcttgaaacttaaattacagaaagaaatcacttacagacaatagcaactgacgatagatttgtcgagtgcgtcttgattgtataactgaaacagttcagaatactcaacggccacagctttctcatggtagtaatcatccttcttgacatacaccatgagggactctcgatcggatctcttgctaatgtccatgtaccattgatgcaattcatacattctcgttggaagcttcttgacatcttctggctcgaccaaaggttggccccggacaaatttctgttttatttcctcctctcaaATCATAG encodes the following:
- the LOC123174844 gene encoding wall-associated receptor kinase 5 encodes the protein MGVGWRIEPMVTSNLWSPLRGGDSSNKFTLTCISDLMGLPQFLKFAANGSCTGRGCCEAELPEAFPVPEFGLWFRSGRNNTKFETTPCSYAMVVEKSWYNFTTPDLYGYAVLPKRFPRGVPFVLDFFITNGSCPLKVQQPPPDYACVSDNSYCENGTSGKGYVCKCLKFYDGDPYIPDGCQDIDECKLRELNPELRDSYPCSSDGICKNTLEGYDCPYKPGMKGDGMKGTCMDKFPLPAKVIVGGIGGISLMAILSFLILLRKEKRKTREFYKKNGGHVLEKAKFIKLFEKEKLKPILKSSNFIGKGGFGKVYMGLLNNEQVALKEPISGTILENEQFANEVIIQSQVIHKNIVRLIGCCLEVDAPILVYEFLPNGSLDDILHGDGKEPLNLGLRLSMAAESADGFVYLHTKTNTKILHGDVKPANILLDDKFMPKISVFGISRLIARDKQHTGSMIGDMSYMDTVYLQTGLLTEKSDVYSFGVVILELISGMKATHSEGGSLVTNFLEAYKKEKKATQLFDKNIAVAEDLEVLDSLAGIVV